GGCGGTGTGCACGAACGTGTTCTCCTGCACGCCGGCGGCGGGGCAGGTCACGGTGGCGCCGGGCGACACGGCGATCGTCGGGGTGAGCTACCGGGTCGGCTCGTACAGCCAGGAGACGGTCGGCCTCGTGGCGCACGAGGTAACGGCGGGCGGAACGGGCTCGGCGAGCACGGCGGTGAACGCGACGGCGAGCCTGGTAGCGCCCGGCGGCGTGGGCGACCGCGCGGACCTGACGCTCTCGGAGCGCTCGATGTGCGTGACGGCGTCGGTGGGCGCGGGGGCGGCGTACGAGTGCGGCGACCTGCGGCTGGTGGCGCCGCTGCCGTCGACGCGGGTGCTGAACCGGGCGCGCACCCCCGTGCTGATCTACAACAGCCAGCACGCGAAGCCGTTTCCGATCGTGGCCGCGCACGTGGTGCGCGACCTGGCGAAGGCGCGCCCGGACTCGATCGGCGCGCGGCTGGTGGTGAGCGGGGGCGAGGTCGCCAACCAGCGGTGGGCGGGCTTCCCTGCGGGTGACACGGCGCGCGTGGCGCTGGGCTTCGATGCGTCGGGAACGCAGTACGCGACGGGTTTCTACCCGTATCACTTCGAGGTGACGGCGTACTACCCGGGCGGAACGAGCGGGGTGATCTACTCACGCGATGGGCGGATCGCGATCGTGAACCGCGCGCAGAGCGGCTTCGGGAGCGGGTGGTGGCTGGCGGGGATGGAGCAGCTGGTGGCGGTCGGGACGACGGAACTGCTGTGGGTGGGCGGCGATGGAAGCACGCGGGTGTACCAGAAGGCGGCGGACGGCGTCTCGTGGATCGGCCCGGCGTTCGACCGGCCGGACACGATCAGGGCGGTGAACAACGAGCTGGTGCGGACGCTGCCGGGCGGCGCGAAGATCTACTACGACATGGACGGCCGCCACCGGCGCACGGTGAACCCGCTGGGCCACACCACGCGCTTCGAGTACAACGGCGCGCAGCTGGCGAGGATCGTGGTCCCGCTGGGTACCGACAGTGTCGCGTACTTCTTCAACTACAACGCCGGCGTGCTGGCCGAGGTGGTGGCGCCAGGGGTGCGGGGGATGGCCGACTCGGCGCGGGTGGTGCGGCTGGAGGTGGTGGGGCGCGACGTGCGGCGGATCTACGAGCCGCAGTATCGCGTGAACGCGCCCTCCGGCAGCCCGATGAACACGGCCAGGCCGCACGTGCTGCTGACCACCACGAACGGGCGGATCACCGACCGTACCAGCCCCGGCGGCACCCCGACGACCTTCTTCCGCTACGACGCCGCGGGGCTGCTCTCCGGCACCGCGCTGGGGCTGGCGCCGGGCGACTCGATCAGGCTCGGCTTCCGCGCGGCCGAGTCGCAGGGGATCGCGGGGCCGGTGGCGCAATCGGTCGTGTACACGCGGCTGGACGGACCGCGCACCGACGTTGGAGACACGACGAAGTTCGTGCTGGACCGCTGGGGCGCGCCGGTGCGCGTGGTGGACGCCATGGGCAACGCCACGCAGATCCGCCGCGAGAACCCCGCGCTCCCGGCGCTGGTGACCTCGGTCGTGTACCCCAACGGCCGGTGGCTCTCGGCGAGCTACGACCCGCGCGGGAACCTGATCGGCACCACCGACTGGTCGCACTTCGCCGGCAACCGGTACGCCGCCACCGCGTACGCGTACGACCCGAAGTGGGACGCGGTGACGCGCACGACCAGCGCCGAGGGGGTGACTTCGGCGATGGCGTACGACAGCCTGGGCCGTCCGGCCTGGACCCGGCAGGGCCCCGACCCGGCGCGGCGGGTCACCTTCCAGTATCGCTCGCTCACCGGCACGGCACCCGGCCTCGCCGCGTCGGTGACGCAGCCTGCCGCGGCAGGAAATCCGGCGGCGGTGGAGAGCTACGAGTACGACGCGCGGGGGAACCTGAGCGCGGTAGTATCGCCGCTCGGGGTGCGGAGCGAGACGCTGTCGGACGAGATCGGCCGGCCGGTCCGCACCCGGCAGCAGATCAACATGCCCGCCCTCAACGTGGCTCCGGTCTACCAGAGCGATTCGACCGTGTACGACGAGCTGGGGCGCGTGGCACGGTCCGAGAGCATGGGACCGGCGATCGCCTCGTCGCGCACCGGCCGCCCGGCATCGCCCGCGCAGAAGGTGGTGGTGGTCAATCGCTACGATGCGGCCAGCCGCCTTCGTTCGGTGTCGCGCGTGTCGCTGCCCGACTCGGCGGGCGTGGACACCGTGACGACGCGCTTCGCGTACGACGCCGCGAACCGCAAGATCGCCGAGTTGGCGCCCGATACCACACCGGCCGACTCGCTGGACAACCCGGCCGACTCGACCTGGTACGATCCGGCGGGGAACGTGATCCGAACGAAGAGCCGGCTCGGAGAGACGGTGACCTTCCAGTACGACACGCTGAACCGGCTGCGGCGCCGCTTCGTGCCCGCGGCCACGCGACGGGCGATTTCCAGCCAGGTCCAATCATCGCCCCCCTGGTACTTCCCGTACTTCCGGGACAACGGCACGGGCGCACTCGAGACGCTGAGAACGGACACCTTGCCGTTCGCGCTGCGCGGCGACACCGCGGTCTTCACGTACGACGAGATGGGGAACATGCGCTCGGCGGTGAACCAGGACGCCTCCATCGCCCGCACGTACTCCCTGTACGGCTCCCTGCAGTCGGAGACGCAGCGCATCCGCACCTACGTGGGGCAGGACACCACCACGCACGTGTATCAGCTTCAGTACGGGTACGATCTGGATGGGCGGCGCACCACTCTGACCCTGCCCGGCGGGCTGCAGCCCGGCTCTTCGCAGACGGCGCAGACGTATTCGTACGATCCCGGCACGGGCGAGCTCCTGAACATCCGGGATGCGCTCGGCACCGACTACACCTATGCCTACGACGCGCGCGGACGGACCCGGACCTTCACGCGCAACGGGGTGCAGGAGCGCTACGGCTACGACAACGGCGGACGGATGACCTCGCGGTACGAGGAGCATCTGGCCACGCACCAGGCGCTGCACGACGAGACGATGGCCTACGACGGCCGCGGCAAGCTCACGCTGGTGCAGACGCTGCAGGGCGACACGGTGCAGAACGAGTACACGGGGCTCGGGGCGCTGGCCGGGAGCTATACGATGCGGCAGATGATCGCGGCGTCGGAAGAGCGCTTCCGCGTCGACGCGCTGGGCAACCAGTACAACGCGGTGCAGCGCAGCCAGGACGGCTTCAAGTACACACAGGAGCCGGACAGCAGCGTCAAGCAGTACCAGCCGTTCACCGCGCGGCAGCGGGCGTCGCGCGGAACCACCTACAGCGAAGAGGCGACGTTCGATCGCGCCGGGAACCGCGATTACGTGCTTCGCGAGCAGATCGTCCCCACGCCCTACAACGCGGCTTGCACGAGCGAGTGGTCCATCCCGCTCCTCGGAATTCTGGGGCACTTCAGCTGTGGCGGGGCGGACAACGTGACGGCCAGCCTGGTGGACCTCACGCGGCAGTACTATGGGGCGGACGGACGGCTGCGGCTGCTGGACCGGCGCACGTGTCTCATCCTGCCGGACAACACCAACGCGTGCGACACGTCGCGGCTGCCGCTCGGCAACCAGCGTTCGGCCTTCGAGGAGTACCGCTACGACGCGCTGGGGCGGCGCATCCTGGTGCGCTCGCGGCAGGCGTACCTCTGCCAGACCAACTGTCAGAACGTGGTGCGCCGCACCGTGTGGGACGGCGACCAGGTGCTGGCCGAGATCCAGGCGCCGGGCGCGACGGGCACCTCGCCGACGCTGATGGAGAGTGACGGCGGGCTCGTCGTGCACGTGGACGCGGGCTCGGTGGTGCTGCCCGACAGCCTGCTGGCCGGCGCCGACGTGGCGCCCTCCGACACGATGCCGCAGGCGCAGATCTACCGGGGCTTCCAGTACGGGCGCGTGGTGTACACCCATGGCCCCGGCATCGACGCGCCGCTTTCGCTGATCCGCATGGACTACAGCGACTCCATCCGCACGCCGCAGCTGGTGGTGCTGCACAGCGACTGGCGTGGGGAGTACGACATCGGCAGCTACGCCGGCGGCACGCTCACCAAGCCGTGCGTGCACATCACGCGGAGCTCGAACTTCAAGACCACCACGCCCGACGGCACGATCTCCGACTACCCCAAGGCACCGGGGCCGCTGAACACCAGCTGGTACCACTGCGTGGAGGTGGAGTGGCCCGCCCCGCACGTGTGGGTCACGCGCGAGACGCGCAACCGCAGCATCAACGGCCCGCTCGCCTGGATGGGCACCCTCATCGACGGCATGCGCGACAACAGCGGCCAGATGTACATGCGCAACCGCTACTACGACCCGGCCAGCGGCCGCTTCACGCAGGAGGATCCCATCGGGCTGGCCGGCGGGTTGAATGCATACGGGTTCGCGGCTGGTGATCCTGTGAGCTATGGGGATCCGTATGGGTTGGATCCCTGCAAAGATCCCGCGCGCCGCAACGATCCCGGATGCCCGCGTCTGTGGCCTTTCTCGATGGCGGGAAAGATCTCGAATCGCACATCATGGCTCGGCCAACAGCAACACGCGCTGTGGCGCTACCTGGATTCTGCGCCCGGCAGGATTCAGGTGATGGGCTTGATCCTCGGCGCTTTTTCCGCGTCCGGCGGGGGTTCGGTCGATGCTGGTGTGGAGACGAATGTGCCAGGCGCGGTCAACTCGCGATATGGTAAGGTAGATTTCCTTCTGGGGAATGTACGAGATAACGCATCGAGCGTTGGGAAAGGCCCGCTATTCCGTAACCTGCTTGGATTCGACGAGACAACCCTTGAGCCTGCGCTACATCAGCATGCGGTAAACAATCTCGCATCCGCTGCCCTGAGGGATGGAAATATACAGTTCACCGGCCCGATGGTGGGTGCAAACGGACGAACGCTGGACATGGTGACGATCTGGCGGTTGTCACAGGACGGAAGTACGCTGAATTTCGTAACTTCGTATCGAAATGGGAAATGAGGGGATCGCATGTACGCACACACACCCAGGCTCCGCGAGTTCGATACCGTCAGGGTCCTCGCCCTTCCACCACATCTCCAGGATCGAGTCGTGTGGCACATTTCCGGCCGCTTGCCCGAGGTAGGCGATCTGGGTACCATCGTCGATGCGCACGAGGAGCATCGGGGCCCCTTCTACACTGTCGAATGTACCGCAGGGAATGGCGACACTGTGTGGGTCGCAACTTTCTCTGCTGAACAGCTCGAATTCGTTCAGCGCCCCAGGTAGGCAAACTTTCACCGGAGCCCAATCCGGCCGATCTCCGGAACCCGCGCTAGTGGTCGCTCATCCGTCAGAGTCCGCAACGCCGCCGCCGAGCATAACTTCCGTTTCGTGCACCACGATTCCGGTGCACCTGCGCCGCACGTGAACCGGGGATGCACCACGGTGCGAGACCAGCAACCGTACCGGTCAACGGCCCGCTCGCCTGGATGGTCACGCTCATCGACGGCATGCGCGACAACAGCGGCCAGATGTACATGCGCAGCCGCTACTACGACCCGGCCAGCGGCCGCTTCACGCAGGAGGATCCGATCGGGCTGGCCGGCGGGTTGAATGCGTACGGTTTCGCGGCGGGGGACCCGATCTCAGACACCGATTCGTATCGGGTTGTGCGTCGAGAATGATCAGACCTGCAAGGATCTTGTGCGGAGACTCCGCGCCCAACGCGGGCTGGTATTTCAGC
Above is a window of Longimicrobium sp. DNA encoding:
- a CDS encoding DUF4926 domain-containing protein yields the protein MYAHTPRLREFDTVRVLALPPHLQDRVVWHISGRLPEVGDLGTIVDAHEEHRGPFYTVECTAGNGDTVWVATFSAEQLEFVQRPR
- a CDS encoding RHS repeat-associated core domain-containing protein, which translates into the protein MVTLIDGMRDNSGQMYMRSRYYDPASGRFTQEDPIGLAGGLNAYGFAAGDPISDTDSYRVVRRE
- a CDS encoding RHS repeat-associated core domain-containing protein, with amino-acid sequence MRGILLPLCLTILPLVPARLRAQCPVTDPNCTGGGSVPTVSINPASGAVSTASVTVTINWSSAEGLNASSRSIKINNVESAGSFTYTATDGSHAQSQGTVSLTGSASVTVSARICDVLSHCSSTVSATYSYQAPPQVIATQSQVSRVPSAVGNEQPGLETFRVVNPSTLVTQTFSLEAVCTNVFSCTPAAGQVTVAPGDTAIVGVSYRVGSYSQETVGLVAHEVTAGGTGSASTAVNATASLVAPGGVGDRADLTLSERSMCVTASVGAGAAYECGDLRLVAPLPSTRVLNRARTPVLIYNSQHAKPFPIVAAHVVRDLAKARPDSIGARLVVSGGEVANQRWAGFPAGDTARVALGFDASGTQYATGFYPYHFEVTAYYPGGTSGVIYSRDGRIAIVNRAQSGFGSGWWLAGMEQLVAVGTTELLWVGGDGSTRVYQKAADGVSWIGPAFDRPDTIRAVNNELVRTLPGGAKIYYDMDGRHRRTVNPLGHTTRFEYNGAQLARIVVPLGTDSVAYFFNYNAGVLAEVVAPGVRGMADSARVVRLEVVGRDVRRIYEPQYRVNAPSGSPMNTARPHVLLTTTNGRITDRTSPGGTPTTFFRYDAAGLLSGTALGLAPGDSIRLGFRAAESQGIAGPVAQSVVYTRLDGPRTDVGDTTKFVLDRWGAPVRVVDAMGNATQIRRENPALPALVTSVVYPNGRWLSASYDPRGNLIGTTDWSHFAGNRYAATAYAYDPKWDAVTRTTSAEGVTSAMAYDSLGRPAWTRQGPDPARRVTFQYRSLTGTAPGLAASVTQPAAAGNPAAVESYEYDARGNLSAVVSPLGVRSETLSDEIGRPVRTRQQINMPALNVAPVYQSDSTVYDELGRVARSESMGPAIASSRTGRPASPAQKVVVVNRYDAASRLRSVSRVSLPDSAGVDTVTTRFAYDAANRKIAELAPDTTPADSLDNPADSTWYDPAGNVIRTKSRLGETVTFQYDTLNRLRRRFVPAATRRAISSQVQSSPPWYFPYFRDNGTGALETLRTDTLPFALRGDTAVFTYDEMGNMRSAVNQDASIARTYSLYGSLQSETQRIRTYVGQDTTTHVYQLQYGYDLDGRRTTLTLPGGLQPGSSQTAQTYSYDPGTGELLNIRDALGTDYTYAYDARGRTRTFTRNGVQERYGYDNGGRMTSRYEEHLATHQALHDETMAYDGRGKLTLVQTLQGDTVQNEYTGLGALAGSYTMRQMIAASEERFRVDALGNQYNAVQRSQDGFKYTQEPDSSVKQYQPFTARQRASRGTTYSEEATFDRAGNRDYVLREQIVPTPYNAACTSEWSIPLLGILGHFSCGGADNVTASLVDLTRQYYGADGRLRLLDRRTCLILPDNTNACDTSRLPLGNQRSAFEEYRYDALGRRILVRSRQAYLCQTNCQNVVRRTVWDGDQVLAEIQAPGATGTSPTLMESDGGLVVHVDAGSVVLPDSLLAGADVAPSDTMPQAQIYRGFQYGRVVYTHGPGIDAPLSLIRMDYSDSIRTPQLVVLHSDWRGEYDIGSYAGGTLTKPCVHITRSSNFKTTTPDGTISDYPKAPGPLNTSWYHCVEVEWPAPHVWVTRETRNRSINGPLAWMGTLIDGMRDNSGQMYMRNRYYDPASGRFTQEDPIGLAGGLNAYGFAAGDPVSYGDPYGLDPCKDPARRNDPGCPRLWPFSMAGKISNRTSWLGQQQHALWRYLDSAPGRIQVMGLILGAFSASGGGSVDAGVETNVPGAVNSRYGKVDFLLGNVRDNASSVGKGPLFRNLLGFDETTLEPALHQHAVNNLASAALRDGNIQFTGPMVGANGRTLDMVTIWRLSQDGSTLNFVTSYRNGK